From Gemmatimonadaceae bacterium, the proteins below share one genomic window:
- a CDS encoding sigma-70 family RNA polymerase sigma factor, with amino-acid sequence MRRRTVTERPADEKALVLAAQRGEQEAFSELVRRHQRRAYAVARSIVTNHEDAEDAVQEAFLHAYKAIHRFLPDQAFGAWLHRIVANASLDVTRRRKVRDADELPETVASPFRDPAVGDELRRRLKEALDALPERQRAVIVLHDVEGYKHAEIGQMLSIPEGTARSDLHYARSHLRQILAAVRGEL; translated from the coding sequence GTGCGGCGGCGGACCGTGACTGAGCGGCCAGCCGACGAAAAGGCACTCGTGCTTGCTGCCCAGCGTGGCGAGCAGGAGGCGTTCTCCGAGCTGGTGCGACGGCACCAGCGCCGGGCGTACGCCGTGGCTCGTTCGATCGTCACCAACCATGAGGATGCGGAGGACGCCGTGCAGGAGGCGTTCCTCCACGCCTACAAGGCCATTCACCGGTTCCTGCCGGACCAGGCCTTTGGCGCGTGGCTGCATCGCATCGTGGCGAATGCCTCGTTGGACGTGACGCGCCGCCGCAAGGTGCGCGACGCGGATGAACTGCCCGAGACGGTGGCCTCGCCGTTCCGGGATCCGGCAGTGGGGGACGAACTCCGCCGTCGGCTGAAAGAGGCGCTGGATGCACTCCCCGAGCGGCAACGCGCGGTGATCGTCCTGCACGATGTGGAAGGCTACAAACACGCGGAGATCGGGCAGATGCTGTCGATACCTGAAGGGACAGCGCGCTCCGACCTCCATTACGCAAGATCTCACCTACGCCAGATCCTGGCCGCCGTGAGGGGTGAACTATGA
- the ccoG gene encoding cytochrome c oxidase accessory protein CcoG: protein MTAPVATGRVLATLNEDGSRRWIRPKPSQGKWLIRRRVVAYALMALYLAIPHLRWNGKPWMQIDFPRREFTFFGSTFLPTDTLLLMLLFVSVLIGIFLLTALFGRVWCGWACPQTVWMEFLFRPIERLVEGGYGESRRLDKDKRHFTPRRLLKYAIYGVLAIILGNTFLAYFVGTDALREWVTRSPIDHPTPFLVMAVTSLGVFLDFTWFREQTCLVACPYGRWQSALLDRSSLIVAYDTTRGEPRGHGAGARPGLGDCVACNACVNTCPTGIDIRDGLQMECIHCTQCADACDSIMEKVGKPKGLIRYASQDALAGKPPRFLRVRTVLYPLAFLLFFGGFLVTLATRSPADVTLLGPIGAPFTVDAAGMVVNQVRIKIANRGRSAHRYHITYVDEAGATMIAPENPLAVAAGATVTTSVFVTQPATRFDDGERLVHFRISDGDGFTREFARRLPGPEIHDDEKEHER from the coding sequence GTGACCGCTCCTGTCGCTACCGGACGTGTTCTCGCGACACTGAACGAGGATGGGTCGCGCCGCTGGATCCGTCCCAAGCCCTCCCAGGGCAAGTGGTTGATCCGCCGGCGCGTGGTGGCCTACGCGCTGATGGCGCTGTACCTGGCGATCCCGCACTTGCGCTGGAACGGCAAGCCGTGGATGCAGATCGACTTTCCAAGGCGTGAGTTCACTTTCTTCGGCTCGACCTTCCTGCCCACGGACACGCTGCTGTTGATGCTGCTGTTCGTGAGCGTGTTGATCGGCATCTTTCTGCTGACCGCGCTGTTCGGCCGCGTGTGGTGCGGCTGGGCCTGTCCGCAGACCGTGTGGATGGAGTTCCTGTTCCGGCCCATCGAGCGCCTGGTGGAAGGCGGCTACGGCGAGTCGCGACGGCTCGACAAGGACAAGCGGCACTTCACGCCGCGACGGTTGCTCAAGTACGCCATCTATGGCGTGCTGGCGATCATCCTCGGCAACACGTTCCTCGCGTATTTCGTGGGCACTGACGCGCTGCGCGAGTGGGTGACGCGCTCGCCCATCGACCACCCGACGCCGTTCCTCGTGATGGCGGTGACCTCGCTCGGCGTCTTCCTCGATTTCACCTGGTTCCGCGAGCAGACCTGTCTCGTGGCCTGTCCGTACGGGCGCTGGCAGTCGGCGCTGTTGGACCGTTCGTCGTTGATCGTCGCCTACGACACCACGCGCGGCGAACCGCGTGGGCACGGCGCCGGTGCGCGTCCGGGCCTCGGCGACTGCGTGGCCTGCAACGCCTGCGTGAACACCTGCCCCACGGGCATCGACATCCGCGACGGCCTGCAGATGGAGTGCATCCACTGCACGCAATGCGCCGACGCCTGCGACAGCATCATGGAGAAGGTGGGCAAGCCAAAGGGGCTGATCCGCTACGCCTCGCAGGACGCGCTGGCCGGCAAGCCGCCGCGCTTCCTGCGTGTGCGCACCGTGCTGTATCCGCTGGCCTTCCTGCTGTTCTTCGGCGGCTTCCTCGTCACGCTGGCCACGCGCTCACCGGCGGATGTGACGCTGCTGGGTCCGATCGGCGCGCCGTTCACCGTGGACGCAGCGGGGATGGTGGTGAACCAGGTGCGCATCAAGATCGCGAACCGCGGCAGGAGTGCGCATCGCTACCACATCACCTATGTCGATGAGGCCGGCGCGACGATGATCGCCCCTGAGAATCCCCTCGCAGTCGCGGCGGGCGCGACGGTGACCACGTCGGTGTTCGTCACCCAGCCTGCGACGCGCTTCGATGATGGGGAGCGGCTCGTCCACTTCCGTATCAGCGACGGCGACGGCTTCACGCGCGAGTTCGCGCGACGCCTGCCGGGCCCCGAGATCCACGACGACGAGAAGGAGCACGAACGATGA
- a CDS encoding TolC family protein, whose product MKRLMQAAAVMAAVIPMTLAAQDARPISLDEAVRLARRNAPATVQARNALRTNAAQVRSRYGAFLPSLSFSAGVSRQDGSRFVPDFNTVVANDQPWRGSHRFNSNLELFDGGRRYFDLQAARANLSAAEATEISQSFNVALQVKQQYYGVLAAREQRAAAQKQLEQAEQQLRASTARVQAGAATRSDSLRTSIQVGNARLAILNAENSLATANAALSRLIGSDFIVTADPADTAETGLLAASEAELMTLAEQGPIVRQAQANHAAARQSSRAAKTPYLPTLSAGLGWSYAAADTGFRFLGDGRNRNISTSLSISFPIFNGLNREQQVVSASVAEDNARVQLRDAKLNARQQMIQQLGAFRTAEARVQIQLASVAAGEEDLRVQQERYALGASTLLDVLNSQTTLDQARRDLIQARLDARTAKAQIEALIGRDL is encoded by the coding sequence ATGAAGCGGTTGATGCAGGCAGCAGCGGTGATGGCAGCAGTGATCCCGATGACCTTGGCCGCGCAGGATGCGCGGCCGATTTCTCTTGATGAGGCGGTGCGGCTGGCGCGGCGCAATGCGCCGGCCACGGTGCAGGCGCGGAACGCGCTGCGCACCAATGCCGCGCAGGTGCGCTCGCGCTACGGCGCGTTCCTGCCCTCGCTGAGCTTCAGCGCCGGCGTCAGCCGCCAGGACGGCTCGCGCTTCGTGCCCGACTTCAACACGGTGGTCGCCAACGACCAGCCCTGGCGTGGCAGCCATCGCTTCAACTCGAACCTTGAGCTCTTTGACGGCGGCCGTCGCTACTTCGACCTCCAGGCCGCCCGCGCGAACCTCTCTGCCGCCGAGGCCACCGAGATCTCGCAGTCGTTCAACGTCGCGCTGCAAGTGAAGCAGCAGTACTACGGCGTGCTCGCCGCCCGCGAGCAGCGCGCCGCGGCGCAGAAGCAGCTCGAGCAGGCCGAGCAGCAGCTGCGCGCCTCGACCGCCCGCGTGCAGGCCGGTGCCGCCACGCGCTCGGACTCGCTGCGCACCTCGATCCAGGTGGGCAACGCCCGCCTGGCGATCCTGAATGCCGAGAACTCGCTGGCCACGGCCAACGCCGCGCTCTCGCGCCTCATCGGCTCGGACTTCATCGTCACCGCCGACCCGGCCGACACGGCCGAGACCGGCCTGCTCGCCGCCTCCGAGGCCGAGCTGATGACGCTGGCCGAGCAGGGCCCGATCGTGCGCCAGGCGCAGGCCAACCACGCCGCGGCCCGGCAGTCCTCGCGCGCCGCCAAGACGCCGTACCTGCCGACGCTCTCGGCCGGCCTCGGCTGGTCCTACGCCGCCGCCGACACCGGCTTCCGCTTCCTCGGTGACGGCCGCAATCGCAACATCTCCACCTCGCTGAGCATCAGCTTCCCGATCTTCAACGGGCTGAACCGCGAGCAGCAGGTCGTCTCGGCCTCCGTGGCCGAGGACAACGCCCGCGTGCAGCTGCGCGACGCGAAGCTCAATGCGCGCCAGCAGATGATCCAGCAGCTGGGCGCCTTCCGCACCGCCGAGGCCCGCGTGCAGATCCAGCTGGCCTCCGTGGCCGCCGGCGAGGAGGACCTCCGCGTGCAGCAGGAGCGCTACGCACTGGGTGCCTCCACACTGCTCGACGTGCTCAACTCGCAGACCACCCTCGACCAGGCCCGCCGCGACCTCATCCAGGCGCGGCTCGACGCCCGCACGGCCAAGGCGCAGATCGAGGCCCTCATCGGCCGCGATCTCTGA
- a CDS encoding efflux RND transporter periplasmic adaptor subunit, producing the protein MSPRLKYLSFAALLGAVAACGGKKETALQIQTAGVERRTIVVQAEATGVIEPINVVEVKSRSSGQIVEMPVETGTLVRPGALIVQLDTRDVQNQYDQSKADLESAEKSLEVASQNKKRSDDLFKAQIITAQENEQAGLTYQNALSQIVRARTNLDLAQQRLDDARVVAPVMGTVIEKPVALGQVIQSGTSAVGGGTTIVKMADLTKVRARALVNETDIGRVSPGQDATVTVDAFPDRPFRGVVEKIEPQAVVQQNVTMFPVLVSLENRDGLLLPGMNGEVAIISDRRENVVAVPNEAIRSVREAAQAAVILGINPDSVQAQLRAAMGGFGGGMPQGGMPGGANGARPVGQAPAGGATRSSPGYTDLVPQQGRQGGFQMPEVTDAQCKTVTDARTAKPAAAKKVDDLNAKMRDPNADRQALTAELRTAYTELGVDMLVARACRMREMQGGNGATAAPATSGTRPQSVSAPNTGGAPAGGRGAMGGRQGGRGATRTGLVFVQKADSSWEARVVRLGVADYDFTEVISGLEEGDRVALLSAAALQMQRQENQDRMRAMTGGNSPLGGGTPGGGRR; encoded by the coding sequence GTGTCGCCCCGCCTGAAGTACCTGTCCTTCGCCGCGCTGCTTGGCGCCGTCGCCGCCTGCGGCGGCAAGAAGGAGACCGCCCTCCAGATCCAGACCGCCGGTGTCGAGCGCCGCACGATCGTCGTGCAGGCCGAGGCCACGGGCGTGATCGAGCCCATCAACGTCGTCGAGGTGAAGTCGCGCTCCTCGGGTCAGATCGTCGAGATGCCGGTCGAGACCGGCACGCTGGTGCGCCCCGGCGCGCTGATCGTGCAGCTCGACACGCGCGACGTGCAGAACCAGTACGACCAGTCCAAGGCCGACCTGGAGAGCGCCGAGAAGTCGCTCGAGGTGGCGTCGCAGAACAAGAAGCGCTCGGATGACCTCTTCAAGGCGCAGATCATCACCGCGCAGGAGAACGAGCAGGCGGGGCTGACCTACCAGAACGCGCTCTCGCAGATCGTCCGTGCGCGCACCAATCTCGACCTCGCGCAGCAGCGCCTCGACGACGCCCGCGTCGTCGCGCCGGTGATGGGCACGGTGATCGAGAAGCCGGTCGCGCTCGGCCAGGTGATTCAGTCGGGCACCAGCGCCGTCGGCGGTGGCACGACCATCGTGAAGATGGCCGACCTCACCAAGGTGCGGGCCCGTGCCCTGGTGAACGAGACGGACATCGGCCGTGTGTCGCCGGGGCAGGACGCGACGGTGACCGTGGACGCCTTCCCCGACCGCCCGTTCCGCGGCGTCGTGGAGAAGATCGAGCCGCAGGCCGTGGTGCAGCAGAACGTGACGATGTTCCCGGTGCTGGTCTCGCTCGAGAACCGCGACGGCCTCCTGCTGCCGGGCATGAACGGCGAGGTGGCCATCATCTCCGATCGCCGCGAGAACGTCGTGGCGGTGCCGAACGAGGCCATCCGCTCGGTGCGTGAGGCCGCGCAGGCGGCCGTCATCCTCGGCATCAACCCCGACAGCGTGCAGGCACAGTTGCGCGCAGCGATGGGTGGCTTCGGTGGCGGGATGCCGCAGGGCGGCATGCCTGGTGGTGCGAACGGCGCTCGTCCGGTGGGCCAGGCCCCGGCCGGCGGTGCCACGCGTTCGTCGCCGGGCTACACCGACCTGGTCCCGCAGCAGGGACGTCAGGGCGGCTTCCAGATGCCCGAAGTGACCGACGCGCAGTGCAAGACCGTCACCGACGCGCGCACGGCCAAGCCGGCCGCCGCCAAGAAGGTGGACGACCTCAACGCCAAGATGCGTGACCCCAATGCCGACCGGCAGGCGCTGACCGCTGAGCTGCGTACGGCGTACACCGAGCTTGGCGTGGACATGCTCGTGGCCCGCGCTTGCCGGATGCGTGAGATGCAGGGCGGCAACGGGGCGACGGCTGCTCCTGCCACCAGCGGCACGCGTCCGCAGAGCGTCTCGGCCCCGAACACCGGCGGCGCGCCTGCCGGTGGCCGTGGTGCGATGGGCGGCCGCCAGGGTGGCCGTGGTGCCACCCGCACCGGCCTCGTGTTCGTACAGAAGGCTGATTCCAGCTGGGAGGCGCGCGTCGTGCGGCTCGGTGTCGCCGACTACGACTTCACCGAGGTCATCAGCGGCCTTGAGGAAGGCGATCGTGTGGCCCTGCTGAGCGCTGCGGCGCTTCAGATGCAGCGCCAGGAGAACCAGGACCGGATGCGGGCGATGACCGGCGGCAACAGCCCGCTCGGTGGTGGCACGCCCGGCGGCGGACGGCGGTAA
- a CDS encoding cbb3-type cytochrome c oxidase subunit 3 codes for MKLVDVMSASGLSMYAIVALLLFVAAFVTVVLLLVIPDNTHKHAEIARLPLDDDHPARTASRTGSTNG; via the coding sequence GTGAAACTCGTGGACGTGATGAGTGCCAGCGGCCTCTCGATGTACGCGATCGTCGCGCTGCTGCTGTTCGTGGCGGCCTTCGTGACCGTGGTGCTGCTGCTGGTGATTCCCGACAACACGCACAAGCACGCGGAGATTGCGCGCCTGCCGCTCGACGACGACCATCCTGCACGGACCGCCTCGCGGACCGGGAGCACCAATGGCTGA
- a CDS encoding c-type cytochrome yields the protein MADKSAEDRLLDHEYDGIQEYDNPLPRWWLWILYATVIFAVAYYFLPLPFGEGPGKIAEYEAEVAKYEAMRPPPADPSATADQLASLVGNAQAIADGKVVFDANCAACHRPDGGGMIGPNLTDNAWIHGGTPAEIHATVANGVLEKGMPPWERILRPEQVNAVTAYVISLAGTNPPNPKAPEGTVIP from the coding sequence ATGGCTGACAAGTCCGCCGAAGACCGCCTGCTCGACCACGAGTACGACGGCATCCAGGAGTACGACAACCCGCTGCCGCGCTGGTGGCTATGGATCCTCTACGCCACGGTGATCTTCGCGGTGGCCTACTACTTCCTGCCGCTGCCCTTCGGCGAGGGGCCGGGAAAGATCGCCGAGTACGAGGCGGAGGTCGCGAAGTACGAGGCCATGCGTCCGCCGCCCGCCGACCCCTCGGCGACCGCCGACCAACTCGCGTCGCTCGTCGGCAACGCGCAGGCGATCGCCGACGGCAAGGTCGTGTTCGACGCCAACTGCGCGGCCTGCCATCGGCCTGACGGCGGCGGCATGATCGGCCCGAACCTCACGGACAACGCGTGGATTCACGGCGGCACGCCGGCGGAGATTCACGCCACCGTGGCCAACGGCGTCCTCGAGAAAGGCATGCCGCCCTGGGAGCGCATCCTGCGGCCGGAGCAGGTGAATGCGGTCACCGCGTACGTGATCTCGCTGGCCGGCACGAACCCGCCGAACCCGAAGGCGCCCGAGGGCACGGTCATCCCGTGA
- the ccoN gene encoding cytochrome-c oxidase, cbb3-type subunit I: MSTHVDTFSYDDAIVRKFLWATIIWGLVGFSVGLLIALQLANPMFNFDISWLSFGRLRPLHTNAVIFAFAGNAIFTGAYYSTQRLLKTRMFSDGLSNFHFWGWQAIIVAAALTLPLGFTQAKEYAELEWPIDIAIAVVWVAFAINFFGTIWRRRERHIYVAIWFYIASIITVAVLHIFNNLSVPAGWLKSYSVYAGVQDAFMQWWYGHNAVAFFLTTPFLGLMYYFMPKAAERPVFSYKLSILHFWSLVFLYIWAGPHHLHYTALPDWASTLGMVFSVMLWMPSWGGMVNGLLTLRGAWHKVTEEPVLKFFVVAITAYGMSTFEGPMLSVKSVNALAHYTDWIIAHVHTGALGWNGLLTFGMVYWLAPRLFQAPLHSKKLAELHFWIASFGILLYVASIYSAGITQGLMWRAFDETGRLAYPDFVETVMQLMPMYWVRVVGGSLFIVGTLIFLYNILMTWKARPATYEEPTVSAPPLVRKAPELHAAPEPAGLWARFTSANWHRRWEGLPLFFTVMVVLAVAVASLAEIVPTFLIRSNVPSIASVQPYTPLELAGRDLYIREGCFNCHSQMVRPLRHETERFGEYSKPGEFVYDHPFLWGSRRIGPDLARVGGKYPDLWHLRHFEEPRSIVANSIMPVYKHLLQRPMDFDGVQARVDAMVMLGVPYGDAVRNAPAMAREQAQRIGASIESSGGPSGIADREVVALIAYLQRLGQDIKSAPGVASTGGIQ; encoded by the coding sequence ATGAGCACGCACGTCGACACCTTCTCCTACGATGACGCCATCGTCCGCAAGTTCCTGTGGGCGACGATCATCTGGGGGCTTGTCGGGTTCTCGGTCGGTCTGCTGATCGCGCTGCAGTTGGCCAACCCGATGTTCAACTTCGACATCTCGTGGCTGTCCTTCGGCCGCCTGCGACCCTTGCACACGAACGCCGTCATCTTCGCGTTCGCCGGCAACGCGATCTTCACCGGCGCCTACTACTCCACGCAACGCTTGCTCAAGACGCGGATGTTCTCCGACGGCTTGAGCAACTTCCACTTCTGGGGTTGGCAGGCGATCATCGTCGCCGCGGCGCTCACGCTGCCCTTGGGCTTCACGCAGGCCAAGGAGTACGCCGAGCTCGAGTGGCCGATCGACATCGCCATCGCCGTGGTCTGGGTGGCCTTCGCCATCAACTTCTTCGGCACCATCTGGCGGCGGCGCGAGCGCCACATCTACGTGGCCATCTGGTTCTACATCGCGAGCATCATCACGGTCGCGGTGCTGCACATCTTCAACAACCTGAGCGTCCCCGCCGGTTGGCTGAAGAGCTACTCGGTCTATGCCGGTGTGCAGGACGCCTTCATGCAGTGGTGGTACGGCCACAACGCGGTGGCCTTCTTCCTCACCACGCCCTTCCTCGGCCTGATGTACTACTTCATGCCGAAGGCGGCCGAGCGACCGGTCTTCTCGTACAAGCTCTCGATCCTGCACTTCTGGTCGCTGGTCTTCCTGTACATCTGGGCCGGTCCGCACCACCTGCACTACACGGCGCTGCCGGACTGGGCCTCGACGCTGGGGATGGTCTTCTCGGTGATGCTCTGGATGCCGAGCTGGGGCGGCATGGTGAACGGCCTGCTCACGCTGCGCGGAGCCTGGCACAAGGTCACCGAGGAGCCGGTGCTCAAGTTCTTCGTCGTGGCCATCACGGCCTACGGCATGAGCACCTTCGAGGGCCCGATGCTCTCGGTGAAGAGCGTCAACGCGCTCGCGCACTACACCGACTGGATCATCGCCCACGTGCATACGGGTGCGCTGGGCTGGAACGGCCTGCTGACCTTCGGCATGGTGTACTGGCTGGCGCCGCGGCTCTTCCAGGCGCCGCTCCATTCCAAGAAGCTGGCCGAGCTGCACTTCTGGATCGCGTCGTTCGGCATCCTGCTCTACGTGGCCAGCATCTACTCGGCCGGCATCACGCAGGGCCTGATGTGGCGCGCGTTCGACGAGACGGGCCGCCTGGCGTATCCCGACTTCGTCGAGACGGTGATGCAGCTGATGCCGATGTACTGGGTGCGCGTGGTCGGCGGCTCGTTGTTCATCGTCGGCACGCTGATCTTCCTGTACAACATCTTGATGACCTGGAAGGCGCGGCCGGCAACCTATGAAGAGCCGACCGTCTCGGCGCCGCCGCTCGTGCGCAAGGCGCCCGAGCTGCACGCCGCGCCGGAGCCGGCCGGCCTGTGGGCGCGCTTCACCTCCGCCAACTGGCACCGCCGCTGGGAAGGCCTGCCGCTGTTCTTCACGGTGATGGTCGTGCTCGCGGTGGCGGTGGCCTCGTTGGCTGAGATCGTGCCGACCTTCCTGATCCGCTCGAACGTGCCGAGCATCGCCAGCGTGCAGCCATACACGCCGCTGGAGCTGGCAGGGCGTGACCTCTACATCCGCGAGGGTTGCTTCAACTGCCACTCGCAGATGGTGCGGCCCTTGCGCCATGAGACGGAGCGCTTCGGCGAGTACTCCAAGCCGGGTGAGTTCGTCTACGACCATCCGTTCCTCTGGGGCTCGCGCCGCATCGGGCCGGACCTCGCGCGCGTGGGCGGCAAGTATCCCGACCTCTGGCACCTGCGGCACTTCGAGGAGCCCAGGAGCATCGTGGCCAACTCGATCATGCCGGTCTACAAGCACCTGCTGCAGCGCCCGATGGACTTTGATGGCGTACAGGCGCGCGTGGATGCGATGGTGATGCTCGGCGTGCCCTACGGTGACGCGGTGCGCAACGCGCCGGCGATGGCGCGCGAGCAGGCCCAGCGGATCGGCGCCAGCATCGAGTCCTCCGGTGGTCCGAGCGGCATTGCCGACCGCGAGGTGGTGGCGCTGATCGCGTACCTGCAGCGCCTCGGCCAGGACATCAAGTCGGCGCCCGGCGTCGCGAGCACGGGAGGCATCCAGTGA
- a CDS encoding HDIG domain-containing protein, with the protein MSDSLPARADALALMESWTASESLRKHMLAVEGAMIAYARHYGEDEHRWALAGLLHDFDYERFPNAAQAADTEHPSEGVRHLRGLGYPEDILQAILGHALFTGVARETRMAKALFAVDELCGLITAAALVRPSRSVLDLEASSVKKKMKDKAFARGVSREDVRLGAEELGVELEPHIAFVIQAMRERADLLGLAGPSAS; encoded by the coding sequence ATGTCTGATTCACTGCCGGCGCGCGCCGATGCGCTCGCCCTGATGGAGTCGTGGACCGCGAGCGAGTCGCTGCGCAAGCATATGCTCGCCGTGGAAGGCGCGATGATCGCCTACGCCCGTCACTACGGCGAGGACGAGCATCGCTGGGCCCTGGCCGGCCTGCTGCACGACTTCGACTACGAGCGCTTCCCGAACGCGGCGCAGGCGGCCGACACCGAGCACCCCAGCGAGGGCGTGCGGCATCTCCGTGGGCTGGGCTATCCCGAGGACATCCTCCAGGCCATCCTCGGCCACGCGCTGTTCACGGGCGTCGCCCGGGAGACGCGGATGGCCAAGGCCCTGTTCGCGGTGGACGAACTCTGTGGCCTCATCACGGCGGCGGCCCTGGTGCGGCCGTCGCGCAGCGTGCTTGACCTCGAGGCCTCGAGCGTGAAGAAGAAGATGAAGGACAAGGCCTTCGCCCGTGGCGTCTCGCGGGAGGATGTCCGGCTGGGCGCCGAGGAGCTCGGCGTGGAGCTCGAGCCGCACATCGCCTTCGTGATCCAAGCCATGCGGGAGCGGGCCGACCTGCTCGGGCTTGCCGGCCCCTCCGCCAGCTAG
- a CDS encoding FixH family protein, whose amino-acid sequence MKRGWQWPVLITASLLFTVGVNVVMLFAAGADPNGTVVEPEYYRKAVEWDRTMAQRATSDALGWQAEVAMGSSSPDGRRVTVKLRDASGAPVTGADVRVTLIHNLEAAHPLQSALTARAGEYSAELAATRAGRWEVRVEARRGQARFYHTTHVEAP is encoded by the coding sequence ATGAAACGCGGATGGCAGTGGCCCGTGTTGATCACCGCCTCGCTGTTGTTCACGGTGGGTGTCAACGTGGTGATGCTCTTTGCCGCCGGTGCGGATCCCAACGGCACCGTCGTCGAGCCCGAGTATTATCGCAAGGCGGTGGAGTGGGACCGCACGATGGCGCAGCGCGCGACCAGCGACGCCCTGGGCTGGCAGGCTGAGGTCGCCATGGGGTCCTCCTCACCTGACGGCCGCAGGGTGACGGTGAAGCTCCGCGACGCGAGCGGCGCGCCCGTCACCGGCGCCGATGTCCGCGTCACCCTGATCCACAATCTCGAGGCGGCGCATCCGCTGCAGTCCGCGCTCACGGCCAGGGCCGGGGAGTACAGCGCCGAACTCGCGGCCACGCGGGCTGGCCGTTGGGAAGTGCGCGTGGAGGCCCGTCGAGGTCAGGCACGCTTCTATCACACCACGCACGTCGAGGCGCCGTGA